In the Neochlamydia sp. AcF84 genome, one interval contains:
- a CDS encoding tetratricopeptide repeat protein, producing MLSENSHVHPLIFPAFTNIEEESISLRRDTSVYAEISLKIFAELNLSDLNQAKLVCRAWKQLIQNSNLWKKLDSVSPRITALKENSLDGNRTDLLDPSTGEWTQKQIAIFLWQDPTTIISDSLIVKVNAAAAYLKEEGFVLKGVASDGDCFFNAFLESYAYLSRKIPLLEEQANKISYLRQVLSGIVKHTDSQRAEEIREKGAWISGIGEGDLLASALYIPIRLITVNEEPLVCDIHDRLIFSTQGLAEENKWQEWKTISPEQQPAEYIFIIDLGGHFVYAQPLKQNQSLFLDSRISGLPYSDALSKDILKKKLDNLENDELLSKEKVREAEKAYTLALQIAVQEKDATQESIYIERLGDVYLRKGTSKTLLQAAGLYQYVLRLSPEDRREIIKEKIFNIQILLTKLCEGKLLSHEVMRKQFEDNRKALKKFRKKIEEKIQVLPETPSSQEVREVYSEIAYQIKIFFGQLTIQALHQLDTAPCEYAMIGFGSLAREEMTPYSDLEFGILIQDDNPINKKYFKDLTNLLHLKVINLGETILPALNIPCIKAINFFDGLTPRGFAFDGAGVEGKGCKTPLGNGKTFELIQTPEQMAQYIGKDEKSQWWHEKEPHLPMELLNHTHLLGNGELTKAYEKKIREVLNTPYQGSLNLRQYLAKEHLVLADMKTFNPGMGDLDKHGMLFRVKNDFYRFPHLAIDRLAFLKKITVSDTFTRIDKLSELGIMTQEATEKLKDWMSLALFMRLKTYSHYQAQQEMMNPLLKPFGFEDPNLIKQQFALDHKSLKKIKMIYRIFIPFYQAIKEFLAGNEAELKSSDLEDNSPEVRGDILQRLFQQKKAEKWYLLAIKANPQNPEVLNALGIIYQQQGNLNKALEYSQKALAIDLKLFGKNHPKVAACYNNLGQIYQDQGNLEKAADYTQKALAIDLKLFGENHPKVAICYNNLGQIHQDQGNLEKAADYTQKALAIDLKLFGENHPALTRDYNNLAQIYQDQGNLDKAEDYTNKALAIDLKLFGRNHPTVAKYYSNLGQIYQDQGNLDKAANYTRKALAIGLKLFGKNHPEVAIRYSSLGQIYQHQSNLKKATDYSRQALTIDLKLFGEKHPTVARDYNRLAAIYNNQDKLEKTTKYVKKALDIYLKLFVENHPKVAICYSNLGQIYQKQGNLEKAEDYTHKALAIELELFGENHPKVAICYSNLGQIYQDQGNLDKAEDYTHKALAINLKLFSENYPTVAIDYNRLATICQDQGKLEKAADYTNKALAIELKLFGENYSKVAIRYNNLGQICKDQGKFDEAAQYIHKALSINFRLCGENNPKVAICYQNLGQIYQDQGNLDKAEDYTHKALAIDLKLFGENHPEVA from the coding sequence ATGCTATCAGAAAATTCGCATGTTCATCCTCTTATCTTCCCTGCATTTACAAATATAGAGGAAGAATCTATTAGCCTTAGAAGAGATACTTCTGTCTATGCAGAAATTAGCCTAAAAATATTTGCAGAGTTAAACCTGTCAGATTTAAACCAAGCAAAGCTTGTATGTAGAGCTTGGAAACAGCTCATTCAAAATAGCAACCTATGGAAAAAGCTTGATTCGGTAAGCCCTAGAATTACTGCTCTAAAAGAAAATTCGCTTGATGGTAATCGAACAGATTTACTTGATCCATCTACGGGCGAGTGGACACAAAAGCAAATAGCTATATTCTTGTGGCAAGATCCCACCACCATTATCAGCGATTCACTAATAGTAAAGGTAAATGCTGCGGCTGCTTATCTAAAAGAAGAAGGATTTGTACTAAAAGGCGTGGCGAGTGATGGTGACTGCTTTTTTAACGCGTTTTTAGAAAGCTATGCCTATCTTTCTAGAAAAATCCCTTTGCTAGAAGAGCAGGCAAATAAAATCTCCTATCTAAGGCAAGTGCTTTCAGGCATTGTTAAACACACAGACAGCCAAAGAGCTGAAGAAATAAGAGAGAAAGGAGCTTGGATAAGCGGCATTGGTGAAGGAGATTTATTAGCTTCAGCTTTATATATTCCTATCAGACTAATAACGGTTAATGAAGAGCCTTTGGTTTGCGATATACATGATAGGTTGATATTCTCAACGCAAGGTTTAGCCGAAGAGAACAAATGGCAGGAATGGAAAACGATTTCTCCAGAACAACAGCCTGCAGAATATATTTTTATTATCGATTTAGGTGGCCACTTTGTTTATGCGCAGCCTCTAAAGCAAAATCAATCTCTTTTTTTAGATTCAAGAATTTCCGGCCTCCCCTATTCTGATGCTCTATCTAAAGATATACTTAAAAAGAAATTAGATAACTTGGAGAATGATGAGCTCTTATCAAAAGAAAAGGTAAGAGAAGCAGAGAAAGCTTATACGCTAGCTTTACAAATTGCTGTGCAAGAGAAAGACGCTACTCAAGAAAGCATATACATAGAAAGACTCGGTGACGTCTATTTAAGAAAGGGAACCTCTAAAACTCTCCTTCAAGCAGCAGGACTTTATCAGTATGTTTTACGTCTATCTCCAGAAGACAGGCGGGAAATAATTAAAGAAAAGATTTTCAATATTCAAATCCTGCTTACTAAACTGTGCGAAGGAAAGCTTTTAAGCCATGAAGTAATGAGAAAGCAATTTGAAGACAATCGCAAAGCATTAAAAAAATTTAGAAAAAAAATAGAGGAGAAAATTCAAGTTTTGCCAGAAACTCCTTCTTCTCAAGAGGTAAGAGAAGTGTATAGTGAGATAGCTTACCAAATAAAAATTTTCTTTGGGCAGCTTACAATACAGGCCTTGCATCAATTAGATACTGCGCCTTGTGAATATGCCATGATAGGCTTTGGTTCATTAGCTAGAGAAGAGATGACTCCTTATTCTGACTTAGAATTTGGCATTCTTATCCAAGACGACAACCCTATAAATAAGAAATATTTTAAGGATCTAACCAATCTTCTTCACTTAAAGGTTATCAACTTAGGAGAAACTATTCTTCCCGCTTTAAACATTCCTTGCATAAAAGCCATCAATTTTTTTGATGGTTTAACACCTCGGGGCTTTGCCTTTGATGGGGCAGGAGTAGAAGGAAAAGGCTGTAAAACCCCTTTAGGCAATGGTAAGACATTTGAGCTTATACAAACTCCTGAACAGATGGCCCAGTATATTGGTAAAGATGAAAAAAGCCAGTGGTGGCATGAGAAGGAGCCTCACCTTCCTATGGAATTGCTAAACCATACTCATCTACTAGGCAATGGGGAGTTAACTAAAGCTTATGAGAAGAAAATTCGAGAAGTGCTTAATACTCCTTATCAGGGAAGCCTGAATCTGCGTCAGTATTTAGCTAAAGAGCACCTTGTGTTAGCTGATATGAAAACTTTTAATCCGGGAATGGGTGATTTAGACAAGCATGGTATGCTTTTTCGAGTTAAAAATGATTTTTATCGGTTTCCTCATTTAGCTATTGATCGGCTAGCTTTTCTTAAAAAAATAACGGTTTCCGACACTTTTACTAGAATTGACAAGCTAAGTGAGCTAGGGATTATGACACAAGAAGCCACTGAAAAGTTAAAGGATTGGATGAGCCTAGCATTATTTATGCGTCTTAAAACTTATTCTCATTATCAAGCGCAACAAGAGATGATGAATCCTCTCCTTAAACCTTTTGGGTTTGAGGATCCAAATCTTATTAAACAGCAATTTGCTTTAGATCATAAAAGTTTAAAAAAGATAAAAATGATCTACCGGATCTTTATTCCTTTTTACCAAGCCATTAAAGAATTTTTAGCTGGCAATGAAGCTGAACTTAAATCGTCTGATTTGGAGGATAACTCACCAGAGGTGCGAGGGGATATACTACAAAGGCTCTTTCAACAAAAAAAAGCAGAAAAATGGTATCTTTTAGCAATAAAAGCAAATCCGCAAAATCCTGAGGTTCTAAATGCTCTTGGCATCATTTATCAGCAGCAAGGCAACTTAAACAAAGCGCTAGAATACAGCCAAAAAGCACTTGCTATTGACCTTAAGCTTTTTGGTAAGAATCATCCTAAGGTAGCAGCTTGCTACAATAACCTAGGCCAAATCTACCAAGACCAAGGCAATTTAGAAAAGGCGGCGGATTACACCCAGAAAGCGCTGGCCATTGACCTTAAGCTTTTCGGTGAAAATCATCCTAAGGTAGCAATTTGCTACAATAACCTAGGCCAAATCCACCAAGACCAAGGCAATTTAGAAAAGGCGGCGGATTACACCCAGAAAGCGCTGGCCATTGACCTTAAGCTTTTCGGTGAAAATCATCCCGCATTAACAAGAGATTACAACAACCTAGCACAAATCTACCAAGACCAAGGCAATTTAGATAAAGCGGAAGATTATACCAACAAAGCGCTTGCTATTGACCTTAAGCTTTTTGGTAGAAATCATCCAACTGTGGCAAAATATTACAGTAACCTAGGGCAAATCTACCAAGACCAAGGTAATTTAGATAAAGCAGCAAATTATACCCGCAAAGCACTTGCCATTGGACTTAAGCTTTTTGGTAAGAACCATCCTGAAGTGGCAATTAGGTACAGCAGCTTAGGACAAATATACCAACACCAAAGCAATTTGAAAAAGGCCACTGATTATAGCCGCCAAGCACTTACTATTGACCTTAAGCTGTTCGGAGAAAAACATCCAACTGTGGCAAGAGATTACAACAGACTGGCAGCAATCTACAATAATCAAGACAAATTAGAAAAGACGACCAAGTATGTCAAAAAAGCACTCGACATTTACCTCAAGCTTTTTGTTGAAAATCATCCTAAGGTGGCAATTTGTTACAGCAACCTAGGACAAATCTACCAAAAACAAGGCAATTTAGAAAAGGCGGAGGATTATACCCACAAAGCACTTGCCATTGAACTTGAGCTTTTCGGTGAAAATCATCCTAAGGTGGCAATTTGTTACAGCAACCTAGGGCAAATCTACCAAGACCAAGGCAATTTAGATAAAGCGGAAGATTATACCCACAAAGCACTTGCCATTAATCTTAAGCTGTTTAGTGAAAATTATCCTACGGTGGCTATAGATTACAACAGACTGGCAACAATCTGCCAGGACCAAGGCAAATTAGAAAAAGCAGCGGATTATACCAACAAAGCGCTTGCCATTGAACTCAAGCTTTTTGGTGAAAATTATTCTAAGGTGGCAATCCGTTACAATAACTTAGGACAAATCTGCAAAGATCAAGGCAAGTTTGACGAGGCAGCTCAGTATATTCACAAGGCGTTGTCCATTAACTTTAGGCTGTGTGGTGAAAATAATCCTAAGGTGGCAATTTGTTACCAAAACTTAGGACAAATTTACCAAGACCAAGGCAATTTAGATAAAGCGGAAGATTATACCCACAAAGCACTTGCCATTGATCTTAAGCTTTTTGGTGAAAATCATCCTGAAGTGGCA
- a CDS encoding tetratricopeptide repeat protein: protein MISENSRVHPLVFPVFTNIEEESINVRRDTSVYAEISLKIFAELNLPDLNQAKLVCRAWKQLIQNSNLLKKFGSVSPRITALKENSLDGNRTDLLDPYADPWTPKQIAIFLWQDPITIISDSLVVKVNAAAAYLKEEGFKLKGVASDGNCFFSAFLQSYAYLSRKIPLLEEQADKISYLRQVLSSRVKHTDSQRAEEIKEKGAWISGLNEGDLLASALSIPIRLLTVNEEQLICGIHDRLIFSTQGLAEENRSQEWKAISLKERPKEYIFIVDLGGHFVYALPLKQTHSPLSKSKVPHSFFSHKDNSFYPHKKARITVKARGIKRALTQNAPANESGKKRRLASSSLITLPLKIFERIFLSFSSLSDNELRSILDARSCAKVFRKYMPSNTTLLTKYQSQKMPLYLDKLANWLQETIPPINQSSNVLTNARLENAEEAYKQALKLAVQEKDFIQESVCIEKLGDIYLRKETPETLLQAAGLYNYALHLAPEERQEIIKDRLSHVQNLLARECKGKSLDSAVIKKQFENNRHTLKKFREEIEKKIQTFGSDPSPEEVRELYGEIAHQIKIFFGQLTTQALHQLDTEPCEYAMIGFGSLAREEMTPYSDLEFGILIQEDNPINKKYFKDLTNLLQLKVINLGETILPALNIPCLKEIGFFDGITPRGFAFDGAGVEGKGCKTPLGNGKTFELIQTPEQMVQYVGKDEKGQWWYKKEPHLPMELLNFTHLLGNLELTKAYDEKIQEVLNIPYQGSVDLRQYLAKQHLVLADMETFNPGMGDLDKHGMLFRVKNDFYRFPHLAIDRLALLKKVIVSDTFTRIDKLSELGIITQGATEKLKDWMSLALFMRLKTYSHYQAQKEMMNPLLKPFGFEDPNLIKQQFALDHKSLKKIKKIYRIFIPFYQAIEEFLKGNEDELKSSDLENKSPEARGDICQRLFQHKKAKKWYLLAAKANPQNSEALSAVSLVYHQQDNLSKAAEYSKKALAIDLKLCGENHLTTARDYHNLGQIYQDQGNLDKAAEYTEKALIINFKLFGKNHSEVAIGYNNLGQIYQEQGKLDKALEYVNKALAINFKLFGENHSEVAIGYNNLGQIYQEQGNLAKAAEYTEKALAIDFKLFGENHPQVAIGYNNLGQIYQDQGNLTKAVEYTEKALTIDFKLFGENHSSMARDYNNLGAIYQDQGNLAKAIEYTEKALTIDFKLFGENHSAVAKDYNNLGAIYQDHGNLAKAVEYTKKALIVNFKLFGENYPEVASGCNNLGKIYLKQGNLDKAAEYTEKALAIDFKLFGENHPTLAIDYDNLGLLYKEQGNLAKAAEYTEAALAINLKFFGENHPTVATSYNNLGQIYQEQGNLGKAADYTEKALAIDFKLFGENYPEIATSYNNLGKIYQDQGNLAKAAEYANKALAINLKLFGENHSEVAIGYNNLGQIYQDQGNLAKALEYSKKALLIDIRACGENHLTVAIDYNNLGQIYQEQGNLDKAVKYSKKALAMDLKLFGENHPTVARDYNNLGAIYQEQGNLDKAAEYSQKSLSIDLKLFGENYPTVAKDYNNLGAIYQKQGNLDKAAEYTEKALAINLKLFGENHPAIVTNYNNLGWIYQLTGNTEKAADCANQALKIAINLYGNNHPTVAALVTRQQTLKKET from the coding sequence ATGATATCAGAAAATTCGCGCGTCCATCCTCTTGTCTTCCCTGTATTTACAAATATAGAGGAAGAATCTATTAACGTTAGGAGAGATACTTCTGTTTATGCAGAAATTAGCCTAAAAATATTTGCAGAGTTAAACCTGCCAGATTTAAACCAAGCGAAGCTTGTATGTAGAGCTTGGAAACAGCTCATTCAAAACAGCAACCTATTGAAAAAATTTGGTTCGGTAAGCCCTAGAATTACTGCTCTGAAAGAAAATTCGCTTGATGGTAATCGAACAGATTTACTTGATCCATATGCAGACCCGTGGACACCAAAGCAAATAGCTATATTCTTGTGGCAAGATCCCATCACTATTATTAGCGATTCACTAGTAGTAAAAGTAAATGCTGCGGCTGCTTACCTAAAAGAGGAAGGGTTTAAATTAAAAGGTGTGGCGAGTGATGGTAACTGCTTTTTTAGCGCTTTTTTACAAAGCTATGCCTACCTTTCTAGAAAAATCCCTTTGCTAGAAGAGCAGGCAGATAAAATCTCCTATCTAAGACAAGTACTTTCAAGCCGTGTAAAACACACAGACAGCCAAAGAGCTGAAGAAATAAAAGAGAAAGGAGCTTGGATAAGCGGCTTAAATGAAGGAGATTTACTAGCTTCAGCTTTATCTATCCCCATCAGACTGTTAACGGTGAATGAAGAACAGCTGATTTGCGGGATTCATGATAGGTTGATTTTCTCAACGCAAGGTTTAGCCGAAGAGAACAGATCGCAGGAATGGAAAGCTATCTCTCTAAAAGAAAGACCTAAAGAATACATTTTTATTGTCGATTTAGGTGGCCACTTTGTTTATGCGTTACCCTTAAAGCAAACTCACTCTCCTCTTTCAAAGTCAAAAGTTCCTCATAGCTTTTTTTCACACAAAGATAATTCTTTTTATCCTCATAAAAAGGCTAGGATAACAGTGAAGGCACGTGGAATTAAAAGAGCCTTAACGCAAAATGCGCCTGCTAATGAATCAGGTAAAAAAAGAAGATTAGCCTCTTCTTCTTTAATTACCCTGCCCTTAAAAATTTTTGAACGGATTTTTCTTTCTTTCAGCAGCTTGAGCGATAATGAATTAAGAAGCATCCTTGATGCTAGAAGCTGTGCAAAAGTGTTTAGGAAATACATGCCAAGTAACACCACACTTTTAACAAAGTATCAATCTCAGAAAATGCCACTTTATCTGGACAAACTTGCAAATTGGTTACAAGAGACGATTCCTCCAATTAATCAGAGTAGTAATGTATTAACAAACGCTAGGCTAGAGAATGCTGAAGAGGCCTATAAGCAAGCTTTAAAACTTGCTGTTCAAGAAAAAGATTTTATCCAAGAAAGCGTTTGCATAGAAAAATTAGGTGACATTTATTTAAGGAAAGAAACACCCGAAACACTTCTACAAGCGGCAGGTCTTTACAATTATGCCTTACACTTAGCTCCTGAAGAAAGGCAAGAAATTATTAAAGATAGACTTTCTCACGTACAAAATTTACTTGCTAGAGAATGTAAAGGAAAATCGCTTGATTCTGCGGTAATCAAGAAGCAATTTGAAAACAATCGCCATACATTAAAAAAATTTAGAGAGGAAATAGAGAAGAAAATTCAAACTTTCGGCTCAGATCCTTCTCCTGAAGAAGTCCGAGAGCTTTATGGCGAGATAGCTCACCAGATAAAAATTTTCTTCGGACAGCTTACAACACAGGCTTTGCATCAATTAGATACTGAGCCTTGTGAATATGCCATGATAGGCTTTGGCTCTTTAGCTAGAGAAGAAATGACTCCTTATTCTGACTTAGAATTTGGCATTCTTATCCAAGAGGACAATCCTATAAATAAGAAATATTTTAAGGATCTAACCAATCTACTTCAATTAAAGGTTATCAATTTAGGCGAAACTATCCTTCCTGCTTTAAATATTCCTTGCTTAAAAGAAATAGGTTTTTTCGATGGCATTACGCCACGAGGCTTTGCCTTTGATGGAGCAGGAGTAGAAGGAAAAGGCTGTAAAACTCCTTTAGGCAATGGCAAAACATTTGAACTTATCCAAACTCCGGAACAGATGGTCCAATATGTGGGTAAAGATGAAAAAGGCCAGTGGTGGTATAAGAAAGAGCCTCATCTTCCTATGGAATTACTAAACTTTACTCATTTGCTCGGCAATCTTGAGTTAACTAAAGCCTATGATGAGAAAATTCAAGAAGTACTTAATATTCCTTATCAAGGAAGCGTTGATCTGCGCCAGTATTTAGCCAAGCAGCACCTTGTGTTAGCTGATATGGAAACTTTTAATCCGGGAATGGGTGATTTAGACAAGCATGGTATGCTTTTTCGAGTTAAAAATGATTTTTATCGGTTTCCTCATTTAGCTATTGACCGGCTAGCTCTTCTTAAAAAAGTAATAGTTTCCGACACTTTTACTAGGATTGACAAGTTAAGTGAGCTAGGGATTATAACACAAGGAGCCACTGAAAAGTTAAAGGATTGGATGAGCTTAGCCTTATTCATGCGTCTTAAAACTTATTCTCATTATCAAGCGCAAAAAGAAATGATGAATCCTCTCCTTAAGCCCTTTGGATTTGAGGATCCAAATCTTATTAAACAGCAGTTTGCTTTAGATCATAAAAGTTTAAAAAAGATAAAAAAGATCTACCGGATCTTCATTCCTTTTTATCAAGCCATTGAAGAATTTTTAAAAGGCAATGAAGATGAACTTAAATCTTCTGATCTGGAGAATAAATCCCCAGAGGCGCGAGGAGATATATGTCAAAGGCTATTTCAACATAAAAAAGCAAAAAAATGGTATCTTCTGGCAGCAAAAGCAAATCCACAAAATTCGGAGGCTTTAAGTGCTGTTAGCCTTGTTTATCACCAGCAAGATAATTTAAGTAAAGCAGCAGAATATAGCAAAAAAGCCCTTGCAATTGACCTTAAGCTTTGCGGGGAAAATCATTTGACTACAGCAAGAGATTACCACAATTTAGGGCAAATCTACCAAGATCAAGGCAATTTAGATAAAGCGGCTGAGTATACTGAGAAAGCTCTTATTATTAACTTTAAGCTTTTTGGTAAAAATCATTCCGAAGTGGCAATCGGTTACAACAACCTAGGACAAATCTACCAAGAACAAGGCAAGTTAGACAAAGCGTTAGAATATGTCAACAAAGCCCTTGCTATTAACTTTAAGCTTTTTGGTGAAAATCATTCCGAAGTGGCAATCGGTTACAACAACCTAGGACAAATCTACCAAGAACAAGGCAATTTAGCCAAAGCGGCTGAGTATACTGAGAAAGCTCTTGCTATTGATTTTAAGCTTTTTGGTGAAAATCATCCCCAAGTGGCAATCGGCTACAACAACCTAGGACAAATCTACCAAGATCAAGGCAATTTAACCAAAGCGGTTGAGTACACTGAGAAAGCTCTTACTATTGATTTTAAGCTTTTTGGGGAAAATCATTCCTCTATGGCAAGAGATTATAACAACCTAGGGGCAATTTACCAAGATCAAGGCAATTTAGCCAAAGCGATTGAGTACACTGAGAAAGCTCTTACTATTGATTTTAAGCTTTTTGGGGAAAATCATTCCGCCGTGGCAAAAGATTACAACAACCTAGGGGCAATTTACCAAGACCACGGCAATTTAGCCAAAGCGGTTGAGTACACTAAAAAAGCTCTTATTGTTAACTTTAAGCTTTTTGGGGAAAATTATCCCGAGGTGGCAAGCGGATGCAACAACCTGGGGAAAATCTACCTAAAACAAGGCAATTTAGATAAAGCGGCTGAGTATACTGAGAAAGCTCTTGCCATTGATTTCAAGCTTTTTGGTGAAAATCATCCCACCCTAGCAATCGATTACGATAATTTAGGACTACTCTACAAAGAACAAGGCAATTTAGCAAAAGCGGCTGAATATACTGAGGCAGCTCTTGCTATTAACCTTAAATTTTTTGGTGAAAATCATCCCACCGTGGCAACAAGTTACAACAACCTAGGACAAATCTACCAAGAACAAGGCAATTTAGGCAAAGCGGCTGATTATACTGAGAAAGCTCTTGCTATTGATTTTAAGCTTTTTGGTGAAAATTATCCCGAGATAGCAACTAGTTACAATAACTTGGGAAAAATCTACCAAGATCAAGGCAATTTAGCCAAAGCAGCTGAGTATGCTAATAAAGCCCTTGCTATTAACCTTAAGCTGTTTGGTGAAAATCATTCCGAAGTGGCAATCGGTTACAACAACCTAGGACAAATCTACCAAGATCAGGGTAATTTAGCCAAAGCGCTAGAATATAGCAAAAAAGCCCTACTTATCGATATTAGGGCTTGTGGTGAAAATCATCTTACCGTGGCAATCGATTATAACAACCTAGGACAAATCTACCAAGAGCAAGGCAACTTAGACAAAGCAGTAAAATATAGCAAAAAAGCTCTTGCTATGGACCTTAAGCTTTTTGGGGAAAATCATCCTACCGTGGCAAGAGATTACAACAACCTAGGGGCAATCTACCAAGAGCAAGGCAACTTAGACAAAGCAGCAGAATATAGCCAAAAATCCCTTTCTATTGATCTTAAGCTTTTTGGTGAAAATTATCCCACCGTGGCAAAAGATTACAACAACCTAGGGGCAATCTACCAAAAGCAAGGCAACTTAGACAAAGCAGCAGAGTATACTGAGAAAGCCCTTGCTATTAACCTTAAGCTTTTCGGTGAAAATCATCCTGCTATAGTAACAAATTACAATAATCTTGGATGGATTTACCAATTAACAGGAAATACGGAAAAAGCGGCTGATTGTGCCAATCAGGCTCTTAAAATTGCTATCAACCTCTATGGTAACAACCATCCTACCGTAGCCGCGCTTGTAACCCGCCAGCAAACACTTAAAAAAGAGACATAG